The following proteins are encoded in a genomic region of Catellatospora sp. TT07R-123:
- a CDS encoding ThuA domain-containing protein, producing MRSILRTALGTAAAALTVLAATACPAAAADAPYDVLVFSKTAGFRHDSIAVGTQAIRDLGAANSFTVTATEDAAAFTTANLAQYEAVVFLNTTGDVLNDTQQTAFESYIRGGGGYVGVHAAADTEYSWPFYGNLVGAWFASHPAIQQANVKIEDRGKAATAHLPQTWTRTDEWYNYQTNVRSTAKVLATLDESSYTGGGMGADHPHAWCKTIDSGRSFYTGAGHTQESYADPAFRAHLLGGIRYAAGRTKADCRPENGYTALYNGSTTGWSQAGPGSLTNSDATLTTVGGMGLFWYSAKQFTSYSLKLDWKLTGDSNSGVFIGFPPSTDPWSAVNNGYEVQIDATDAADRTTGSVYTFKSADLAARDAALNPPGEWNTYELLVEGERLQIFLNGVKINDFTNTDPVRSLAGHIGIQNHGTGDTASFRNVRIKELGSAPTDVTVQAESFTTASGVQAYTKAGANNGQTLGYVDPGDWASYANVNTGGATSFRTRVVSGGPGGSIQVRTGSTTGPILGTVAVPNTGSWSTYADVSAPLTGVPTGNQTLFLTFTGTGTGLFDVDDFTLVKTGTPGTGPVKGLAGKCLDVRGSGTADGTQIQLYTCNGSGAQNWTVSGQTLRALGKCLDVSGGGSADGTKIQLWTCNGSGAQNWTYQSSDQTLRNPQSGKCLDVSGNNSADSTVVQLWTCVAGAGNQKWTLP from the coding sequence GTGCGCAGCATCCTGCGAACCGCGCTCGGCACGGCCGCGGCCGCGCTGACCGTGCTCGCGGCCACCGCCTGCCCGGCGGCGGCCGCCGACGCCCCGTACGACGTGCTGGTCTTCTCCAAGACGGCCGGCTTCCGGCACGACTCGATCGCGGTGGGCACCCAGGCCATCCGCGACCTGGGTGCCGCCAACAGCTTCACCGTGACCGCCACCGAGGACGCCGCCGCCTTCACCACCGCCAACCTGGCGCAGTACGAGGCGGTCGTCTTCCTCAACACCACCGGCGACGTGCTCAACGACACCCAGCAGACCGCCTTCGAGAGCTACATCCGCGGCGGCGGCGGGTACGTCGGCGTGCACGCCGCCGCCGACACCGAGTACTCCTGGCCGTTCTACGGCAACCTGGTCGGGGCGTGGTTCGCCTCGCACCCGGCGATCCAGCAGGCCAACGTGAAGATCGAGGACCGGGGCAAGGCGGCGACCGCGCACCTGCCGCAGACCTGGACCCGCACCGACGAGTGGTACAACTACCAGACCAACGTCCGGTCCACCGCGAAGGTGCTGGCCACGCTGGACGAGTCGTCGTACACCGGCGGCGGCATGGGCGCCGACCACCCGCACGCGTGGTGCAAGACCATCGACAGCGGCCGGTCGTTCTACACCGGCGCCGGGCACACCCAGGAGTCGTACGCCGACCCCGCGTTCCGGGCGCACCTGCTCGGCGGCATCCGGTACGCCGCGGGGCGGACCAAGGCCGACTGCCGCCCCGAGAACGGCTACACCGCCCTCTACAACGGCTCGACCACGGGCTGGTCGCAGGCCGGGCCGGGCAGCCTCACCAACAGCGACGCGACGCTGACCACGGTCGGCGGCATGGGCCTGTTCTGGTACAGCGCCAAGCAGTTCACCTCGTACTCGCTGAAGCTGGACTGGAAGCTCACCGGCGACTCGAACTCCGGGGTGTTCATCGGGTTCCCGCCGTCGACCGACCCCTGGTCGGCGGTGAACAACGGCTACGAGGTGCAGATCGACGCCACCGACGCGGCCGACCGGACCACCGGCTCGGTGTACACGTTCAAGTCGGCCGACCTCGCCGCCCGCGACGCCGCGCTCAACCCGCCCGGCGAGTGGAACACGTACGAGCTGCTGGTCGAGGGCGAGCGGCTGCAGATCTTCCTCAACGGCGTGAAGATCAACGATTTCACCAACACCGATCCGGTCCGGAGCCTGGCCGGGCACATCGGCATCCAGAACCACGGCACCGGTGACACCGCCTCGTTCCGCAACGTCCGGATCAAGGAGCTGGGCAGCGCCCCGACCGACGTGACGGTGCAGGCGGAGTCGTTCACCACCGCCAGCGGCGTGCAGGCGTACACCAAGGCGGGCGCCAACAACGGGCAGACGCTCGGCTACGTCGACCCGGGCGACTGGGCCTCGTACGCCAACGTCAACACCGGTGGGGCGACCAGCTTCCGCACCCGCGTCGTGTCCGGCGGTCCGGGCGGCAGCATCCAGGTGCGCACCGGCTCGACCACCGGCCCGATCCTGGGCACGGTCGCCGTCCCCAACACCGGCAGCTGGAGCACGTACGCCGATGTCAGCGCCCCGCTGACCGGCGTGCCCACCGGCAACCAGACGCTGTTCCTCACGTTCACCGGCACCGGCACCGGCCTGTTCGACGTCGACGACTTCACGCTGGTCAAGACGGGGACGCCGGGCACCGGCCCGGTGAAGGGCCTGGCGGGCAAGTGCCTGGACGTGCGGGGCTCCGGCACCGCCGACGGCACCCAGATCCAGCTCTACACCTGCAACGGATCGGGCGCGCAGAACTGGACGGTCAGCGGGCAGACGCTGCGGGCGCTGGGCAAGTGCCTGGACGTCTCCGGCGGCGGCAGCGCCGACGGCACGAAGATCCAGCTGTGGACCTGCAACGGCTCCGGCGCCCAGAACTGGACCTACCAGTCGTCGGACCAGACCCTGCGCAACCCGCAGTCGGGCAAGTGCCTGGACGTGTCGGGCAACAACTCGGCCGACAGCACGGTCGTGCAGCTGTGGACCTGTGTCGCGGGTGCGGGCAACCAGAAGTGGACCCTGCCCTGA